The following proteins are co-located in the Agromyces laixinhei genome:
- a CDS encoding phage holin family protein: protein MTAPSNDDRSLFTLIGALPETISSLVRAEIDQIKAEISYKIKHFGIGSGLVAGAAVVGVFLLFTLITTAIFALALVMPAWAAALTVSGALLLIIVILLWIALVNFKRGAEPLESVESLKADLDALKGTGDYDRRN from the coding sequence ATGACCGCGCCCTCGAACGACGACCGCTCGCTCTTCACGCTGATCGGCGCACTGCCCGAGACCATCTCGTCGCTCGTGCGCGCCGAGATCGATCAGATCAAGGCCGAGATCTCCTACAAGATCAAGCACTTCGGCATCGGCTCCGGGCTCGTCGCCGGAGCCGCGGTGGTTGGCGTCTTCCTGCTCTTCACCCTGATCACGACCGCGATCTTCGCGCTTGCGCTCGTGATGCCGGCGTGGGCCGCCGCGCTCACCGTCTCCGGCGCGCTGCTCCTGATCATCGTGATCCTGCTCTGGATCGCCCTCGTCAACTTCAAACGCGGCGCTGAACCGCTCGAATCGGTCGAGAGCCTGAAGGCCGACCTCGATGCGCTGAAGGGAACCGGTGACTATGACCGCCGCAACTGA
- a CDS encoding GntR family transcriptional regulator yields the protein MPTSSTGDVGGVGDVGEGGETPVTPSTAVDRVAASLRAEILSGALAPGAPLREEAGAERYAVSRHTVRAAFQRLVAERLIVAEAYRGVRVASFGRDEVIALQQLRAALEVEAVRIAGERYGDAWPDDVLAPARSALDRLDALAGASRNAAPGAPPDAAPDAPPDAPPGAAPDAAPGAARRRTVVVSEATDSHPPTRQPSSDGGRGGVRGRRSWGGRGGVRPDGGRGGVRSDGGWGGTGGDADEWLEVERLHADFHHAIVMASASPRIIEAHAALGTELLLFLLHVRPHYSLDALIEEHRALLDELPTRGGSAVREHLEHSTRLLTGT from the coding sequence ATGCCCACCTCTAGCACCGGTGACGTCGGTGGCGTCGGTGATGTCGGTGAGGGCGGTGAGACGCCGGTGACCCCGTCGACGGCGGTAGACCGGGTCGCGGCTTCGCTGCGCGCCGAGATCCTGAGCGGCGCGCTCGCACCAGGCGCCCCGCTGCGCGAGGAGGCCGGAGCCGAGCGGTACGCCGTATCGCGGCACACCGTGCGAGCGGCGTTCCAGCGGCTGGTCGCCGAGCGTCTCATCGTCGCCGAGGCCTACCGCGGCGTGCGGGTGGCGAGTTTCGGCCGCGACGAGGTGATCGCCCTGCAACAGTTGCGGGCGGCGCTCGAGGTCGAGGCGGTGCGCATCGCGGGCGAACGCTACGGCGACGCATGGCCGGATGACGTGCTCGCCCCGGCCCGAAGCGCGCTCGATCGACTCGACGCGCTCGCCGGCGCCTCACGCAACGCCGCGCCCGGCGCCCCGCCCGACGCCGCGCCCGACGCCCCGCCCGACGCCCCGCCCGGCGCCGCGCCCGACGCCGCGCCCGGCGCCGCGCGTCGGAGGACGGTTGTCGTGTCCGAGGCAACGGATTCCCATCCTCCGACGCGCCAGCCTTCCTCCGACGGCGGCAGGGGAGGCGTGCGGGGCAGGCGGAGCTGGGGCGGCAGGGGCGGCGTGCGGCCCGACGGCGGCAGGGGCGGCGTGCGGTCCGACGGCGGCTGGGGCGGCACGGGTGGCGACGCAGACGAGTGGCTCGAGGTCGAGCGCCTGCACGCCGACTTCCATCACGCGATCGTCATGGCCTCGGCGAGCCCCCGCATCATCGAGGCACACGCCGCGCTCGGCACCGAACTGCTGCTCTTCCTGCTGCACGTGCGCCCGCACTACTCGCTCGACGCCCTCATCGAGGAGCACCGCGCCTTGCTCGACGAGCTCCCCACGCGAGGCGGAAGCGCCGTGCGTGAGCACCTCGAACACTCCACGCGACTCCTCACCGGCACCTGA
- a CDS encoding protoporphyrinogen/coproporphyrinogen oxidase has product MSEAPVPTGEPAAERTTADVVVVGGGVAGLVAALECAKVGLRVTVLERRDELGGCVGRIELDGLTLDSGAESFATRGGAVAELLGSLGLDAEIEDPNPAGAWLAMPGWHGLTAAPLPKTGMLGIPSNPLGDDVRRIIGWSGAIRAYGDRLRPILRIGRARSLGQLVRSRMGQAVLDRLVTPIAAGVYSTDPNDLDLDVVAPGLNEAMTRMGSLSGGVGQLVEARKAGAAVRGISGGMHRLVDALEGELARFGVTVVRGAEVTGLVREPRLAESVSDETGPSSAGTGDDAAGWIVTATTEAGELFVSGPDVVLAASGHAALALVDAALDGWARGSETWPDAASVELVTLVLDAPALDAAPRGTGVLVAADAPGVQAKALTHSTAKWPWLAEHAGGRHVVRLSYGRAGSPNPLDGRTDAEVAALALADAAPLLGVHLDEGMLRASGRTLWRDALSQATLGQRDRVRALEAALAAEPGIEATGSWVAGTGLASVVPHALDAARRIRHRRVQPDGGA; this is encoded by the coding sequence ATGAGTGAGGCACCCGTGCCGACCGGCGAGCCCGCCGCCGAACGCACGACGGCCGATGTCGTCGTGGTGGGCGGCGGCGTCGCAGGCCTCGTCGCCGCGCTCGAGTGCGCGAAGGTGGGCCTGCGGGTCACGGTGCTCGAGCGCCGCGACGAGCTTGGCGGATGCGTCGGCCGCATCGAGCTCGACGGCCTCACGCTCGACAGCGGCGCCGAATCCTTCGCGACTCGGGGCGGTGCCGTCGCCGAACTGCTCGGTTCGCTCGGCCTCGACGCCGAGATCGAGGATCCGAACCCCGCGGGCGCCTGGCTCGCGATGCCCGGCTGGCACGGCCTCACCGCGGCACCGCTGCCGAAGACCGGCATGCTCGGCATCCCGTCGAATCCGCTCGGCGACGACGTTCGCCGCATCATCGGCTGGAGCGGGGCGATCCGCGCCTACGGCGACCGGCTGAGGCCGATCCTCCGCATCGGCCGCGCACGGAGCCTCGGTCAGCTCGTGCGCTCGCGCATGGGGCAGGCGGTGCTCGACCGGCTCGTCACGCCGATCGCGGCTGGGGTCTACTCGACCGATCCGAACGACCTCGATCTCGACGTCGTCGCGCCCGGCCTCAACGAGGCGATGACCCGCATGGGCTCGCTCTCGGGCGGCGTCGGGCAACTCGTCGAGGCGCGCAAGGCCGGTGCTGCCGTGCGCGGAATCAGCGGCGGCATGCACCGGCTGGTCGACGCCCTCGAAGGTGAGCTCGCCCGCTTCGGCGTGACCGTCGTGCGCGGGGCCGAGGTCACGGGACTCGTGCGCGAGCCCCGTCTCGCCGAGTCCGTGAGCGACGAGACGGGCCCCTCTTCGGCGGGCACAGGCGACGACGCTGCCGGATGGATCGTCACCGCGACGACCGAAGCCGGCGAGCTGTTCGTGAGCGGCCCCGACGTCGTGCTCGCGGCCTCCGGCCACGCGGCCCTCGCGCTGGTCGACGCCGCCCTCGACGGGTGGGCGCGCGGGAGCGAGACGTGGCCCGACGCGGCATCCGTCGAGCTCGTGACCCTCGTGCTCGACGCACCCGCGCTCGATGCAGCACCGCGCGGCACCGGGGTGCTCGTCGCGGCCGACGCGCCCGGCGTGCAGGCGAAGGCCCTCACGCACTCGACCGCGAAGTGGCCGTGGCTGGCCGAGCACGCCGGCGGCCGGCATGTCGTGCGCCTCTCGTACGGCAGGGCAGGGTCGCCGAACCCTCTCGACGGCCGCACCGATGCCGAGGTCGCAGCACTCGCGCTCGCCGACGCCGCACCCCTGCTCGGCGTCCATCTCGATGAGGGGATGCTTCGCGCCTCGGGCCGCACGCTCTGGCGCGACGCCCTCTCGCAGGCGACGCTCGGACAGCGTGATCGGGTGCGTGCGCTCGAGGCAGCGCTCGCCGCCGAACCCGGCATCGAGGCCACCGGATCGTGGGTCGCCGGAACCGGTCTCGCCTCGGTCGTGCCGCACGCGCTCGACGCCGCCCGCCGCATCCGCCACCGGCGCGTGCAGCCCGATGGCGGTGCATAG
- a CDS encoding glutamyl-tRNA reductase, translating to MLICLTASHKNAGFDMLERLSATADAAGPRIRSGHSAVQGAVIVATCNRFEAYLDLDAAEGESPVPAVHEAIRSVGAVAGLEPAQLRTTFGFVHGNAVAGHLFSVASGLESVVVGEGEIAGQVRRSLERARSEGTTTPDLERLFQRASQISRRVKNETGIGNEGRSVVRLALELAESRITDWAQTRVLLVGTGRFAGASLAALRDRGVTDVRVFSPSGRAAKFAANHGIEAVALRDVAAAAVSADVIVTCTTAEHHVVDRALLEAGRAGLEASAAGGAAGSPVFAARPLGLVAEPGEAAVERQLVIDLGLPRNVAPDVVEVPGVELLDLETIRIHAPLEEFGATDAARAIVGGAARAFGEARDEQDVAPAAVALRRHVFDLLDGEIERARSRGDDDGRTEEALRHMAGVLLHTPMVRSRELARAGEQRAWIDGLAAVFGVVAETDAAERVSGARDTLRGDARERRA from the coding sequence GTGCTCATCTGCCTGACCGCGAGTCACAAGAACGCCGGGTTCGACATGCTCGAACGGCTTTCAGCGACCGCGGATGCCGCAGGCCCGCGGATCCGCAGCGGTCACTCAGCCGTGCAGGGCGCCGTCATCGTCGCCACGTGCAACCGCTTCGAGGCCTACCTCGACCTCGACGCGGCCGAAGGCGAGTCGCCGGTTCCCGCGGTGCACGAGGCGATCCGCTCGGTCGGTGCCGTCGCCGGACTCGAGCCCGCGCAGCTCCGCACCACGTTCGGATTCGTGCACGGCAACGCCGTCGCCGGCCACCTGTTCTCGGTGGCATCCGGCCTCGAATCGGTCGTCGTCGGCGAGGGCGAGATCGCCGGCCAGGTGCGTCGCTCGCTCGAACGCGCCCGTAGCGAGGGCACCACGACGCCCGATCTCGAACGGCTGTTCCAGCGCGCCTCGCAGATCTCGCGGCGTGTGAAGAACGAGACCGGCATCGGCAACGAAGGGCGTTCGGTCGTTCGCCTCGCCCTCGAACTCGCCGAGAGCCGCATCACCGATTGGGCGCAGACGCGAGTGCTGCTCGTCGGCACCGGCCGGTTCGCGGGTGCCTCGCTCGCGGCGCTCCGCGACCGAGGCGTCACCGACGTGCGCGTCTTCTCGCCCTCGGGTCGTGCCGCGAAGTTCGCCGCGAATCACGGCATCGAAGCGGTTGCTCTCCGCGATGTCGCCGCCGCGGCCGTGAGCGCCGACGTCATCGTGACGTGCACCACTGCCGAGCACCACGTCGTCGACCGGGCGCTGCTCGAGGCGGGCAGGGCGGGCCTCGAGGCATCCGCTGCCGGCGGTGCCGCCGGTTCGCCTGTGTTCGCAGCGCGACCGCTCGGCCTCGTCGCCGAGCCGGGTGAAGCGGCGGTCGAGCGCCAGCTCGTGATCGACCTCGGACTCCCGCGAAACGTCGCACCCGACGTCGTCGAGGTGCCGGGCGTCGAACTGCTCGATCTCGAGACGATCCGCATCCACGCACCGCTCGAGGAGTTCGGCGCGACCGATGCCGCGCGCGCGATCGTCGGCGGCGCGGCCCGGGCGTTCGGCGAAGCCCGCGACGAGCAGGATGTCGCGCCCGCCGCCGTCGCACTGCGACGCCACGTGTTCGACCTCCTCGACGGCGAGATCGAACGCGCCCGTAGTCGCGGCGACGACGACGGCCGCACCGAGGAAGCCCTGCGGCACATGGCCGGCGTGCTGCTGCACACGCCCATGGTTCGCTCACGCGAACTCGCGCGAGCAGGCGAGCAGCGGGCCTGGATCGACGGTCTCGCCGCAGTCTTCGGCGTCGTCGCCGAAACGGATGCCGCAGAGCGCGTGTCTGGGGCACGCGATACGCTTCGTGGCGATGCACGAGAACGCCGCGCCTGA
- the hemE gene encoding uroporphyrinogen decarboxylase: protein MSGVILSPQHPLSAGLTSDSRLVRAYRGERADATPVWFMRQAGRSLPEYRDLRVGTRMLDACLDPAMASEITLQPVRRHTVDAGIFFSDIVVPLKLVGVDVEIQPGRGPVFSRGYADASGVAELTAIDPARLDEASAPIAEAVARTVAELNTTAPAGSTGSGRVRSGSATPLIGFAGAPFTLAAYLTEGGPSKDHLAARTLMHADAGAWRALMEWTAELTGRFLRTQVLAGASAAQLFDSWAGALSLADYETHVAPASSKALAHVHDLAYETTDVAGAPASTTRSVPVVHFGVGTGELLGAMHGIGVDAVGVDYRIPLDVAAARVGEGVPLQGNLDPALLAAPWPVLEAAVRDVLRRGQAAPAHVFNLGHGVPPDTDPTVLTRIVELVHEASA from the coding sequence ATGTCAGGCGTGATCCTCTCCCCGCAGCATCCGCTCTCCGCCGGCCTGACCTCCGACTCGCGCCTCGTGCGCGCATATAGAGGAGAGCGCGCCGACGCGACCCCCGTCTGGTTCATGCGGCAGGCGGGGCGTTCGCTGCCCGAGTATCGCGACCTGCGTGTCGGCACCCGCATGCTCGACGCGTGCCTCGACCCGGCGATGGCGAGCGAGATCACGCTGCAGCCGGTGCGCCGCCACACGGTCGACGCCGGCATCTTCTTCAGCGACATCGTCGTGCCGCTCAAGCTCGTGGGCGTCGACGTCGAGATCCAGCCGGGTCGCGGGCCGGTCTTCAGCAGGGGCTATGCGGATGCATCGGGCGTCGCCGAGCTCACGGCGATCGACCCTGCGCGGCTCGACGAGGCATCCGCACCCATCGCCGAAGCCGTCGCGCGCACGGTCGCCGAGCTGAACACGACCGCCCCGGCCGGTTCGACGGGCTCGGGGCGGGTTCGCTCGGGCTCCGCGACCCCGCTCATCGGATTCGCCGGGGCGCCGTTCACCCTCGCCGCGTACCTCACCGAAGGCGGCCCCTCGAAGGACCACCTCGCCGCCCGCACCCTCATGCACGCCGACGCCGGCGCCTGGCGCGCGCTCATGGAGTGGACCGCCGAGCTCACGGGCCGCTTCCTGCGCACGCAAGTGCTCGCCGGGGCATCCGCTGCGCAGCTCTTCGACTCGTGGGCGGGCGCGCTCTCGCTCGCCGACTACGAGACGCACGTCGCGCCGGCGTCGTCGAAGGCGCTCGCCCACGTGCACGATCTCGCCTACGAGACGACGGATGTCGCGGGCGCGCCCGCCTCGACCACCCGCAGCGTGCCCGTCGTGCACTTCGGCGTCGGCACCGGCGAGCTGCTCGGCGCGATGCACGGCATCGGCGTCGACGCGGTCGGCGTCGACTACCGCATCCCGCTCGATGTCGCCGCCGCGCGCGTCGGCGAGGGCGTGCCGCTGCAGGGCAACCTCGATCCGGCGCTGCTCGCCGCCCCGTGGCCCGTGCTCGAGGCCGCGGTTCGCGACGTGCTGCGCCGCGGTCAGGCGGCCCCCGCCCACGTCTTCAACCTCGGCCATGGCGTGCCCCCCGACACCGACCCGACCGTGCTGACGCGCATCGTCGAGCTCGTGCACGAGGCCTCGGCATGA
- a CDS encoding DUF3618 domain-containing protein — protein sequence MTAATDGTRPGPRPSKRDAAARERNLTRVQARVASQQARAQFAETLDALEDKLNVPKQIGLRTERARVKLRAFYEERPVAAITAAAGVAVAVGGLVWLVVRAKLED from the coding sequence ATGACCGCCGCAACTGACGGAACCCGCCCCGGCCCCCGCCCCTCGAAGCGCGACGCGGCCGCCCGCGAGCGCAACCTCACGCGCGTGCAGGCGCGGGTCGCGTCGCAGCAGGCGCGTGCGCAGTTCGCCGAGACGCTCGACGCGCTCGAAGACAAGCTCAACGTGCCGAAGCAGATCGGCCTCCGCACCGAGCGCGCCAGGGTGAAGCTGCGCGCCTTCTACGAGGAGCGACCGGTCGCCGCGATCACCGCAGCGGCCGGAGTCGCCGTCGCGGTCGGCGGGCTCGTCTGGCTCGTCGTGCGGGCGAAGCTCGAGGATTGA